catcaggctcaggtcatgatctcggggtcctgaggtGCAGCCCCGcaccaggcttcctgcccagCGGAAGTCTcctacctgccccccaccccgtgtttctctctctctctctgtctctctcataaatcttaagaagaaaaagaaaaaaaaagaaatagagcagGGTCCCAGGCATGGAGGCGGGATAAAGCGCTGGGCTGTCCGTTTAAGTTGGGTCCTGTGGGGGCCCTCCTGGAGGCCGTGCTGTACCCGAGACGTGGAGCAGTCGGCGGGGCGCTGCCCGCGGTGGGCgagctgcggggggcggggggtcccgGCCTCTGGGAGAACGGCCCCCAGTCCCGAGCCAAGTGGGTGAGTGATGGGTGCTTGCCGAGGTGAGGGCGGAGGCCCCTGGCAGCTCCGCGCCATCACGGAGTATCCCCGGTTAAGTGGCCTAAAGGACAGATTTCTGTTTCCTGATGGccctggaggctggagggggaggtCGGTGCGGGAGGAGGCCTCAGCCAGCCAGCCTCCACCGGCCCCAgggccccgcagggagcctgcttctccctcggcctgcgtctgtctcaggaataagtaaaatcttaaaaaaaaaaaaaaaaagaaaagaccgcAGCCCTGTTGGGTCGGAGCCCCCCCTGCACGTCGCTTAGCTGCATccacccccagcagcccctcTGTCACACCAGGGGCTGGAGCTTCAACACAGCTTTGCAGGGGACACAGTTGGGCCCTAGTGAGAGTGCGCAGGTGGCAGCGGggtcccctggggcctggggtgggcgTGTTCGGGGCCGCAGCCTGGGTGACGCCCGCGGTGtccccgcctccccccctccATCCTGGATGACAGCCCTAGTGGCTCGCGGGAGCTTCCTGCTGCTGAGCCCTTTCTGCTCCCCATTCCTCGCGTGTGCGAGACCCTCCTGGGACGAGGCCAGTGCGGCAGGAGCAGAGGCCgtcccaccctgggctcccaCGGCCCCATGCGGGGCGCCCCGAGCTCCGCTGCCACCGCGCTGCTGGGCCTCCGAGATGTGAACGACACGCGGGAGCAGAGACGAGGCCCCCAGGCCACCGTGGCCGCATTGCGTCGTGAGAGGCGCTCGGGGAGGACGGAGCCCCACGGGGAGCCGCCTCCAGCTGTGGCGGGAGAGGGCTCCTGCCCCTCAGGGGGGCCCACGGGGGCTCAGGGGTGCGGGAGGCATGGGGAGAGGCCTACCCGCGCACTCGCAGGCTCGGCACCGGCACCTGCTGTCCCTGCACCtgctgcacctgcacctgctgtCGCTGAACCTGCTGTCCAGCCCGTGGGGGGCAGCGCTCTGCTCAGTTGCCCGCTGCCGCCCAAGGGCACGCGCTGTGCTTTGCCTGCAGCGACGACCACAAGCAGAGACGGTGTcctgtcctggggtgggggtggggcacagcgGCTGCCCTTACCTCCGTTTCCAGCACCTGGGAGCTGCGGGGTGTGACCAGGGCGTGACCTGCCTGCCGCCCGGGGGCGACCGTCGTGGGCCCAGCGGCCGCGGCGGGACAGCAGGCACCGGGCACAATCCTGTCCAACAAAAAGGTCTTAGTGGCGAGGAGATTTTAATTTCATGTCACAGGATTGTTTCATCTTCGGTCCTTTAAGGCCACACTCAGGACACTGGGTCCACATAGGGTCCATAGGACAGCAGGTGGCAGGCTGGGGGTGAGCCCGGTGCCCAGGCCGCCCCTCCTGTGCTCAGTCCTCCCACTGCCAGATTCGAGGGCCACCTTTGCCTCCAGGCCCGCACAAGGCCTTGGATGCAGAGTGGACACTCCCGCTTGGAAGATGAcccttttccattttctggatCTTTTTCAGATCTCtgtggaaatctttttttttttttttttttaataatctccaCACTCcacgtggagctcaaactcacgaccctgggatcaatCCAGTCACACGCTCCACCTGTGGAGGCGCCAGAGGCCCGTGTGTGGAAACTCGATGCCCAGATTCTTCTTCCCGGAGCACGGAACAAATGCATCTACTGCGTTCGGGGAGCATCCGGCTGAGCCGGGCCGTCAGACACATTTCCGAGGCTCTGAGTGGAAGCCACAGGGCTGTGACCTCGGCgggccccgcaccccccgcccctctGTGGAGCTTTCGGGGAGCTCAGTGGTTCCAATCCGATATCCTAAATCAAAGCTTAATCTGGTAATTGAGTAAAAAGTAGTTCAGGTCAAAATTGTAGGTTTACAGTCTCCAAGAGAGAAATGCCTGATCACCTTGATCACCTCTACTCCGAAACAGTTCTCGGAGTTCCTGAAAACGTGTTGTATTCAGTAAGGCCCAAACTGGGAAACCCAGCTTGCAGGTGGAACACAACGTCCCGCCAATCttgcaccctcccaccccccgcaaAGCGCCACCAGCACACGTGGCGCGTAGATGCCCTCGGCCGGCTCCCGGGGTCCCGAGCCCCGGGCATTTTAAGCAGCCAGGCGGCTGGATTTCGCCAAGCCTCGCCGAGCAGGCCACTTGGCTGTCACGAGGGTGCAGCTAAGGAAGGACCCCTCATCCTACACTTCTGCAATCGAGGCTCCGGACTGGAACGTAGACCTGTAGGCTTATTTCTATTGAATTCTTGGTGGTATTGGGACGTTTAGGTGAACAAACCACACTGAAAATACAGAGGAAACCGAATTCCTCAAGAGGTCGGAGGGCATGAGGTTTTTACCTACGTTAACAAGGCAAGACCAGCACGCGCGGTTGTAGCACAAGAGTGGCCAGAGGCAACCTGCACACAAAGGGGCCAGCTCGGTTCCAATAAACTTTATTTGGTCACACTGAAATTTGatttcaatataattttcaaatgtcacaaaatagtctttttttcccacttaaaaatgtaaaaacccttCTTAGCTTTTAAGCTTTTTAAGAGGTAAACTGAGGTACAtcaaattttttaagtttctttgagCAAACATGGACTGGAACCGGGCAGCGCCCAACTGAAAAACCGGGAGCTCCGTGCTGCCAGGAGCGGGGAGAGGGGCTGCCAGAGAAGATGCAGAGCAGAGCTAGGAACCCGGCTGACTGCTTGTGGCCGTTGGGATCTGTGTTCGTCCCTAAACCCGCGCTCTCAGAGGAGTGCATTTACAGGAGCGGACTCTGGCTTGGACTGTGCCCTGCCACCCGGCCCATGGCCTGCATGCCTGCTTTCACCGGCCGCAGGCTGCATCTTGCCCCCTGGCCGGCTGTGCCAGCCCCGATCGAGGGCCATGTCCATCCAGAGAGAGAATCCTTCTGGCTGGCCTGCAGTTGCTGTTGGGAGGACGGAATCCTGCCAAGGTTGAATACATAGAACCTCCGACCCCGGCGTCCTACCCAGAGGTGGCAGAGAGGATTCCCTTCTGGGGATGGCACATTTAGCGACCAGGCTGCCTAGGGCACGTGGGCCCACAAAGTCCCTGGTCCCCTTGCATTGACGCCTTTGGACACAAGTTCTGGGCGGAGTAGGGACAGCTCAAGAGGCCGTTACAGCTACTGAAATGGGCACAATGACCTCATGGTGTCCTGCTCCTGGAGAGGGACCACCTCTAAAGGTGCAGGTACAGGCTAGGGGGCAATCCCCCCCTAGAACTAGCACTGCCGCCTGAGAGCACGTCACACATGGTGCTCGGCTAAGCTGCAGTGGCTGTGACTGGGCTGACGTGCTACAGGGCGGAGATCCCTGTCAACGTGCCAGGAACCAAACCTGATGGACCTGACCACCCCAAACTCTGCTGTTCCCTATGCCAGATATTTCTGGAACCTCCCAGCTCAAACACAGGGCCAGCCAGCCCTTTTTTCACCTGATACAAATCCATAACCTGATATTGGGCTGTACCACACGTGGCCATCAAACCTGTGTCTCGGGGAACTACCCACAGGCTTAACCAGACCAGTGTGCTGGTGACCCAAGTCAGGTGTTCCAATAGTCAAGTGACTGACCTGTGTCCCTCTGGATTACCTTTGTCAATGTTGAAGAAATGGGCCTCTCCACGGGGACAGGGAGGGATCTTTGGCCCAAATTTTGCCCCGGTGGTAACTGGCAATGACACCACAGATGGGCAGGTCTTGAGTGAGTGGAAGTGGGCAGTAGCCAATCTAAGACTTCTGGTCCCCTCGAACTTTCTCACAGTGGTGAGTCCAGGACGCTAGGGCGGGGCCGCCACCAGCATTGGTTAGCCCGATGCTGCCGGTGAGCCCACGGCCTCCATCTCCACCAGCCTCTGGGAACAGGCTACAGGCTCACCTGTCAGTCTGCAGTTTGCATGGCAGGAGGAACGaggcaggaggaacagaggaagcgTGGGAAGCAGCAGTAACAGGACACAACCTGGCCTCTGGGTAGCATCTGCTGGGCTCCCAGGAGCCGTCCCTGGGGTGCCGAGTCTGCCTGGGTCCGGCCGGAGATGCTGGCTCGGGGTCTATGTGGGAGGGAGCGGCTCTCGTACACAGTTCATCTCTTACCATCGCCCTGTAACGATGCTCAGATAAGCACGACTCTGGATTCCAGGGACAGTGACGTCCCAGAGTCACAGAGCAGGTCCCTGGGCCCGGGTGCTACTCCTGGAGTCGTGTGCGGATCGAGCTCCTCTTGCTGACACCAGGCCCTCTGGCTGATCCCCAGCTTGCTCTGATGGGAGCGGACTTGGAAGAGGAAGAGTCAGGTGaagaaggtgggaggaaggagttCTAGGCACGTCCCTCTGGGCTCCCGCTAGCGCGAGCTAACACCCCCACCACTGAAGCCAGCCTGAGGACCTGGCGCGGAGGGAAGACCCTCTGGGTAACTGCTAAGCTACGGGTCTGGCAAAGCTCACGGGCCAGGACTCCTCCTCATCCACAGGGCCTGGGTCTTCCCTCCGTGAACTCGGAACTCTACGCACGAGCACCCTGACTTGAGGGACACAGGCTTTGCTGAGTGGGATAAAGTCACACATTCCACCAAAGAAACATCCACTTGGTATGCATTTggacattttcttaataatttgcaACCTATCCCCACATTCCAAATTCTTGTTAGTATAAACGATATAAAATACATGAAGTTAAGGCTGCAGGTTTATTCAcatttatacacatttataaagGGAAGTGCTCTATCCCATGTGAATTTTCTGATGCTGAGTAAGCCTGGAGCTCCGATTAAAAGCTTtgccacattcattacatttgtaaggtttctctccggtgtgaattctctgatgtatGATTAGATGCGAGCGCCACCtgaatattttctcacattcgtTACATTTATGCAGTTTCTTTACAGTGTTGACTTTTTTACGGCTCACGTGGGTAGAAGCTTCCAAGGTATTCCCGTATTCATGATACCACTGAGCACGAGTATGGATCCTCTGGTGCTCGATGAGATAGGAGCTCCGactgaaggccttcccacactcACTGCACCCGTAGGGCTTCACTCCTGCGTGGATGATCTGGTGCTGGAAAAGGGTGGAGTTCTGACTGAACGCTTTCCCGCACTCGGTACACTTGTAGGGTCTCTCCCCAGTGTGGACCCTTTGATGGATCGTGAGCTGTGTGCTCATACTGAAAGCTTTTCCGCATTCCAGGCACTCGTACGGCTTCTCTCCCTTATGGATTCTCTGATGGTAAATGAGACTGGAGCTCTGGCTGAAGGCCTTTCCACAGTCACTACACTCATAGGGTTTCTccccagtatgaattctctggtgCTGAATTAGGTGGGAGCCCTGGACAAAGCCTTTCCCGCACTCCTCACATTTAAATGGCTTTTCTCCAGTGTGAGTTCTCTGGTGGCGAATAAGCCGTGAGCTACAACCAAAGGCTTTTGCACACTTGTTGCACTTATAAGGTTTCTCTCCGGTGTGGGTCAGCTGGTGCTGACTCAGGCGAGACACCCAcctgaaggccttcccacactcGTCACACTTAAATGGCTTCTCTGTAGCGTGTATTCTCTGATGTGCAACAAGGCTGGGGCTATCTGGGTTCCTTGGAAGTTGAGGTTTGTCCCCAGCGTGCATCCGCTGGTGCTGGGCCAGGGTTGAGCTCTGGCTGAAGGCCTTCCCGCACTCCTGGCACTGGTAGGGCCTCTCTCCAGTGTGGGTCCTCTGGTGTCTGACCAGCTGAGACTGCTGgctgaaggccttcccacactcCCGGCAGCCATAGGGCCTCTCCCCCGTGTGGACCCTCTGGTGGTGGATGAGGCTGGAGCTCTGACCAAAGGCCTTTCCACACTCCTCACACCGgtagggcttctctccagtgtgaattctttGATGCTGAATAAGTTTGGAACTCAGACGGAAGGCTTTTCCACACTCGATGCATTTGAATGGCTTCTCGCCAGTGTGGATCCTCTGATGCTGATTAAGCTGTGAGCACAACCTGAAGACCTTCCCACACTCCTCACATTCATACGGCTTCTCTCCGTGGCAGTTACCTCGAGGCTTCCCCTGCAAACAATCAGGTACCTTTGTTTTGCACTCCGGACATGTGTTTGGTTTCTTTCGTGTATCAATTTCTCGACGCAGAGCAATGTCTGAAGCAGACCGGAAGCTTCGGCCACACACGTCACACCTTCGGG
This window of the Vulpes vulpes isolate BD-2025 unplaced genomic scaffold, VulVul3 u000000671, whole genome shotgun sequence genome carries:
- the ZNF7 gene encoding zinc finger protein 7 isoform X5, which produces MNEASGGQMLQCCGRFGLTLCPCQRTSEVPPPGHMDANPPSLMEAVTFGDVAVHFSREEWQCLDPGQRALYKEVMLENHSSVAGLAGFLVFKPELISRLEQGQEPWVLDLKGVEGREGARTFLTDSAGGIASEQAGEDVDVLKSEPCAAMVRSPPPAFPQSSSFSDPSDGAVWSESKPGSLQRNRLSTGTVAPRKTFTREGAQGCGELESSGGLGCQPGESLGGAAEGTSRRCDVCGRSFRSASDIALRREIDTRKKPNTCPECKTKVPDCLQGKPRGNCHGEKPYECEECGKVFRLCSQLNQHQRIHTGEKPFKCIECGKAFRLSSKLIQHQRIHTGEKPYRCEECGKAFGQSSSLIHHQRVHTGERPYGCRECGKAFSQQSQLVRHQRTHTGERPYQCQECGKAFSQSSTLAQHQRMHAGDKPQLPRNPDSPSLVAHQRIHATEKPFKCDECGKAFRWVSRLSQHQLTHTGEKPYKCNKCAKAFGCSSRLIRHQRTHTGEKPFKCEECGKGFVQGSHLIQHQRIHTGEKPYECSDCGKAFSQSSSLIYHQRIHKGEKPYECLECGKAFSMSTQLTIHQRVHTGERPYKCTECGKAFSQNSTLFQHQIIHAGVKPYGCSECGKAFSRSSYLIEHQRIHTRAQWYHEYGNTLEASTHVSRKKVNTVKKLHKCNECEKIFRWRSHLIIHQRIHTGEKPYKCNECGKAFNRSSRLTQHQKIHMG
- the ZNF7 gene encoding zinc finger protein 7 isoform X2, which translates into the protein MNEASGGQMLQCCGRFGLTLCPCQRTSEVPPPGHMDANPPSLMGSLGCWCMSFQEAVTFGDVAVHFSREEWQCLDPGQRALYKEVMLENHSSVAGLAGFLVFKPELISRLEQGQEPWVLDLKGVEGREGARTFLTDSAGGIASEQAGEDVDVLKSEPCAAMVRSPPPAFPQSSSFSDPSDGAVWSESKPGSLQRNRLSTGTVAPRKTFTREGAQGCGELESSGGLGCQPGESLGGAAEGTSRRCDVCGRSFRSASDIALRREIDTRKKPNTCPECKTKVPDCLQGKPRGNCHGEKPYECEECGKVFRLCSQLNQHQRIHTGEKPFKCIECGKAFRLSSKLIQHQRIHTGEKPYRCEECGKAFGQSSSLIHHQRVHTGERPYGCRECGKAFSQQSQLVRHQRTHTGERPYQCQECGKAFSQSSTLAQHQRMHAGDKPQLPRNPDSPSLVAHQRIHATEKPFKCDECGKAFRWVSRLSQHQLTHTGEKPYKCNKCAKAFGCSSRLIRHQRTHTGEKPFKCEECGKGFVQGSHLIQHQRIHTGEKPYECSDCGKAFSQSSSLIYHQRIHKGEKPYECLECGKAFSMSTQLTIHQRVHTGERPYKCTECGKAFSQNSTLFQHQIIHAGVKPYGCSECGKAFSRSSYLIEHQRIHTRAQWYHEYGNTLEASTHVSRKKVNTVKKLHKCNECEKIFRWRSHLIIHQRIHTGEKPYKCNECGKAFNRSSRLTQHQKIHMG
- the ZNF7 gene encoding zinc finger protein 7 isoform X9, producing MDANPPSLMEAVTFGDVAVHFSREEWQCLDPGQRALYKEVMLENHSSVAGLAGFLVFKPELISRLEQGQEPWVLDLKGVEGREGARTFLTDSAGGIASEQAGEDVDVLKSEPCAAMVRSPPPAFPQSSSFSDPSDGAVWSESKPGSLQRNRLSTGTVAPRKTFTREGAQGCGELESSGGLGCQPGESLGGAAEGTSRRCDVCGRSFRSASDIALRREIDTRKKPNTCPECKTKVPDCLQGKPRGNCHGEKPYECEECGKVFRLCSQLNQHQRIHTGEKPFKCIECGKAFRLSSKLIQHQRIHTGEKPYRCEECGKAFGQSSSLIHHQRVHTGERPYGCRECGKAFSQQSQLVRHQRTHTGERPYQCQECGKAFSQSSTLAQHQRMHAGDKPQLPRNPDSPSLVAHQRIHATEKPFKCDECGKAFRWVSRLSQHQLTHTGEKPYKCNKCAKAFGCSSRLIRHQRTHTGEKPFKCEECGKGFVQGSHLIQHQRIHTGEKPYECSDCGKAFSQSSSLIYHQRIHKGEKPYECLECGKAFSMSTQLTIHQRVHTGERPYKCTECGKAFSQNSTLFQHQIIHAGVKPYGCSECGKAFSRSSYLIEHQRIHTRAQWYHEYGNTLEASTHVSRKKVNTVKKLHKCNECEKIFRWRSHLIIHQRIHTGEKPYKCNECGKAFNRSSRLTQHQKIHMG
- the ZNF7 gene encoding zinc finger protein 7 isoform X10; translated protein: MDANPPSLMEAVTFGDVAVHFSREEWQCLDPGQRALYKEVMLENHSSVAGLGFLVFKPELISRLEQGQEPWVLDLKGVEGREGARTFLTDSAGGIASEQAGEDVDVLKSEPCAAMVRSPPPAFPQSSSFSDPSDGAVWSESKPGSLQRNRLSTGTVAPRKTFTREGAQGCGELESSGGLGCQPGESLGGAAEGTSRRCDVCGRSFRSASDIALRREIDTRKKPNTCPECKTKVPDCLQGKPRGNCHGEKPYECEECGKVFRLCSQLNQHQRIHTGEKPFKCIECGKAFRLSSKLIQHQRIHTGEKPYRCEECGKAFGQSSSLIHHQRVHTGERPYGCRECGKAFSQQSQLVRHQRTHTGERPYQCQECGKAFSQSSTLAQHQRMHAGDKPQLPRNPDSPSLVAHQRIHATEKPFKCDECGKAFRWVSRLSQHQLTHTGEKPYKCNKCAKAFGCSSRLIRHQRTHTGEKPFKCEECGKGFVQGSHLIQHQRIHTGEKPYECSDCGKAFSQSSSLIYHQRIHKGEKPYECLECGKAFSMSTQLTIHQRVHTGERPYKCTECGKAFSQNSTLFQHQIIHAGVKPYGCSECGKAFSRSSYLIEHQRIHTRAQWYHEYGNTLEASTHVSRKKVNTVKKLHKCNECEKIFRWRSHLIIHQRIHTGEKPYKCNECGKAFNRSSRLTQHQKIHMG
- the ZNF7 gene encoding zinc finger protein 7 isoform X8 — protein: MDANPPSLMGSLGCWCMSFQEAVTFGDVAVHFSREEWQCLDPGQRALYKEVMLENHSSVAGLGFLVFKPELISRLEQGQEPWVLDLKGVEGREGARTFLTDSAGGIASEQAGEDVDVLKSEPCAAMVRSPPPAFPQSSSFSDPSDGAVWSESKPGSLQRNRLSTGTVAPRKTFTREGAQGCGELESSGGLGCQPGESLGGAAEGTSRRCDVCGRSFRSASDIALRREIDTRKKPNTCPECKTKVPDCLQGKPRGNCHGEKPYECEECGKVFRLCSQLNQHQRIHTGEKPFKCIECGKAFRLSSKLIQHQRIHTGEKPYRCEECGKAFGQSSSLIHHQRVHTGERPYGCRECGKAFSQQSQLVRHQRTHTGERPYQCQECGKAFSQSSTLAQHQRMHAGDKPQLPRNPDSPSLVAHQRIHATEKPFKCDECGKAFRWVSRLSQHQLTHTGEKPYKCNKCAKAFGCSSRLIRHQRTHTGEKPFKCEECGKGFVQGSHLIQHQRIHTGEKPYECSDCGKAFSQSSSLIYHQRIHKGEKPYECLECGKAFSMSTQLTIHQRVHTGERPYKCTECGKAFSQNSTLFQHQIIHAGVKPYGCSECGKAFSRSSYLIEHQRIHTRAQWYHEYGNTLEASTHVSRKKVNTVKKLHKCNECEKIFRWRSHLIIHQRIHTGEKPYKCNECGKAFNRSSRLTQHQKIHMG
- the ZNF7 gene encoding zinc finger protein 7 isoform X7 yields the protein MDANPPSLMGSLGCWCMSFQEAVTFGDVAVHFSREEWQCLDPGQRALYKEVMLENHSSVAGLAGFLVFKPELISRLEQGQEPWVLDLKGVEGREGARTFLTDSAGGIASEQAGEDVDVLKSEPCAAMVRSPPPAFPQSSSFSDPSDGAVWSESKPGSLQRNRLSTGTVAPRKTFTREGAQGCGELESSGGLGCQPGESLGGAAEGTSRRCDVCGRSFRSASDIALRREIDTRKKPNTCPECKTKVPDCLQGKPRGNCHGEKPYECEECGKVFRLCSQLNQHQRIHTGEKPFKCIECGKAFRLSSKLIQHQRIHTGEKPYRCEECGKAFGQSSSLIHHQRVHTGERPYGCRECGKAFSQQSQLVRHQRTHTGERPYQCQECGKAFSQSSTLAQHQRMHAGDKPQLPRNPDSPSLVAHQRIHATEKPFKCDECGKAFRWVSRLSQHQLTHTGEKPYKCNKCAKAFGCSSRLIRHQRTHTGEKPFKCEECGKGFVQGSHLIQHQRIHTGEKPYECSDCGKAFSQSSSLIYHQRIHKGEKPYECLECGKAFSMSTQLTIHQRVHTGERPYKCTECGKAFSQNSTLFQHQIIHAGVKPYGCSECGKAFSRSSYLIEHQRIHTRAQWYHEYGNTLEASTHVSRKKVNTVKKLHKCNECEKIFRWRSHLIIHQRIHTGEKPYKCNECGKAFNRSSRLTQHQKIHMG
- the ZNF7 gene encoding zinc finger protein 7 isoform X4, which produces MKLRGGRCSSAVAALASPYVPAKERLRLEVPPPGHMDANPPSLMEAVTFGDVAVHFSREEWQCLDPGQRALYKEVMLENHSSVAGLAGFLVFKPELISRLEQGQEPWVLDLKGVEGREGARTFLTDSAGGIASEQAGEDVDVLKSEPCAAMVRSPPPAFPQSSSFSDPSDGAVWSESKPGSLQRNRLSTGTVAPRKTFTREGAQGCGELESSGGLGCQPGESLGGAAEGTSRRCDVCGRSFRSASDIALRREIDTRKKPNTCPECKTKVPDCLQGKPRGNCHGEKPYECEECGKVFRLCSQLNQHQRIHTGEKPFKCIECGKAFRLSSKLIQHQRIHTGEKPYRCEECGKAFGQSSSLIHHQRVHTGERPYGCRECGKAFSQQSQLVRHQRTHTGERPYQCQECGKAFSQSSTLAQHQRMHAGDKPQLPRNPDSPSLVAHQRIHATEKPFKCDECGKAFRWVSRLSQHQLTHTGEKPYKCNKCAKAFGCSSRLIRHQRTHTGEKPFKCEECGKGFVQGSHLIQHQRIHTGEKPYECSDCGKAFSQSSSLIYHQRIHKGEKPYECLECGKAFSMSTQLTIHQRVHTGERPYKCTECGKAFSQNSTLFQHQIIHAGVKPYGCSECGKAFSRSSYLIEHQRIHTRAQWYHEYGNTLEASTHVSRKKVNTVKKLHKCNECEKIFRWRSHLIIHQRIHTGEKPYKCNECGKAFNRSSRLTQHQKIHMG
- the ZNF7 gene encoding zinc finger protein 7 isoform X6 codes for the protein MKLRGGRCSSAVAALASPYVPAKERLRLEVPPPGHMDANPPSLMEAVTFGDVAVHFSREEWQCLDPGQRALYKEVMLENHSSVAGLGFLVFKPELISRLEQGQEPWVLDLKGVEGREGARTFLTDSAGGIASEQAGEDVDVLKSEPCAAMVRSPPPAFPQSSSFSDPSDGAVWSESKPGSLQRNRLSTGTVAPRKTFTREGAQGCGELESSGGLGCQPGESLGGAAEGTSRRCDVCGRSFRSASDIALRREIDTRKKPNTCPECKTKVPDCLQGKPRGNCHGEKPYECEECGKVFRLCSQLNQHQRIHTGEKPFKCIECGKAFRLSSKLIQHQRIHTGEKPYRCEECGKAFGQSSSLIHHQRVHTGERPYGCRECGKAFSQQSQLVRHQRTHTGERPYQCQECGKAFSQSSTLAQHQRMHAGDKPQLPRNPDSPSLVAHQRIHATEKPFKCDECGKAFRWVSRLSQHQLTHTGEKPYKCNKCAKAFGCSSRLIRHQRTHTGEKPFKCEECGKGFVQGSHLIQHQRIHTGEKPYECSDCGKAFSQSSSLIYHQRIHKGEKPYECLECGKAFSMSTQLTIHQRVHTGERPYKCTECGKAFSQNSTLFQHQIIHAGVKPYGCSECGKAFSRSSYLIEHQRIHTRAQWYHEYGNTLEASTHVSRKKVNTVKKLHKCNECEKIFRWRSHLIIHQRIHTGEKPYKCNECGKAFNRSSRLTQHQKIHMG
- the ZNF7 gene encoding zinc finger protein 7 isoform X3, which encodes MKLRGGRCSSAVAALASPYVPAKERLRLEVPPPGHMDANPPSLMGSLGCWCMSFQEAVTFGDVAVHFSREEWQCLDPGQRALYKEVMLENHSSVAGLGFLVFKPELISRLEQGQEPWVLDLKGVEGREGARTFLTDSAGGIASEQAGEDVDVLKSEPCAAMVRSPPPAFPQSSSFSDPSDGAVWSESKPGSLQRNRLSTGTVAPRKTFTREGAQGCGELESSGGLGCQPGESLGGAAEGTSRRCDVCGRSFRSASDIALRREIDTRKKPNTCPECKTKVPDCLQGKPRGNCHGEKPYECEECGKVFRLCSQLNQHQRIHTGEKPFKCIECGKAFRLSSKLIQHQRIHTGEKPYRCEECGKAFGQSSSLIHHQRVHTGERPYGCRECGKAFSQQSQLVRHQRTHTGERPYQCQECGKAFSQSSTLAQHQRMHAGDKPQLPRNPDSPSLVAHQRIHATEKPFKCDECGKAFRWVSRLSQHQLTHTGEKPYKCNKCAKAFGCSSRLIRHQRTHTGEKPFKCEECGKGFVQGSHLIQHQRIHTGEKPYECSDCGKAFSQSSSLIYHQRIHKGEKPYECLECGKAFSMSTQLTIHQRVHTGERPYKCTECGKAFSQNSTLFQHQIIHAGVKPYGCSECGKAFSRSSYLIEHQRIHTRAQWYHEYGNTLEASTHVSRKKVNTVKKLHKCNECEKIFRWRSHLIIHQRIHTGEKPYKCNECGKAFNRSSRLTQHQKIHMG
- the ZNF7 gene encoding zinc finger protein 7 isoform X1, with translation MKLRGGRCSSAVAALASPYVPAKERLRLEVPPPGHMDANPPSLMGSLGCWCMSFQEAVTFGDVAVHFSREEWQCLDPGQRALYKEVMLENHSSVAGLAGFLVFKPELISRLEQGQEPWVLDLKGVEGREGARTFLTDSAGGIASEQAGEDVDVLKSEPCAAMVRSPPPAFPQSSSFSDPSDGAVWSESKPGSLQRNRLSTGTVAPRKTFTREGAQGCGELESSGGLGCQPGESLGGAAEGTSRRCDVCGRSFRSASDIALRREIDTRKKPNTCPECKTKVPDCLQGKPRGNCHGEKPYECEECGKVFRLCSQLNQHQRIHTGEKPFKCIECGKAFRLSSKLIQHQRIHTGEKPYRCEECGKAFGQSSSLIHHQRVHTGERPYGCRECGKAFSQQSQLVRHQRTHTGERPYQCQECGKAFSQSSTLAQHQRMHAGDKPQLPRNPDSPSLVAHQRIHATEKPFKCDECGKAFRWVSRLSQHQLTHTGEKPYKCNKCAKAFGCSSRLIRHQRTHTGEKPFKCEECGKGFVQGSHLIQHQRIHTGEKPYECSDCGKAFSQSSSLIYHQRIHKGEKPYECLECGKAFSMSTQLTIHQRVHTGERPYKCTECGKAFSQNSTLFQHQIIHAGVKPYGCSECGKAFSRSSYLIEHQRIHTRAQWYHEYGNTLEASTHVSRKKVNTVKKLHKCNECEKIFRWRSHLIIHQRIHTGEKPYKCNECGKAFNRSSRLTQHQKIHMG